A single genomic interval of uncultured Sphaerochaeta sp. harbors:
- a CDS encoding nucleotide pyrophosphohydrolase — translation MKTLQERIHHIQNLLHLDDAQMAEKLGLEEESYQRGIEAPSSELLELLCTTFGVSLPYLEEGKGSIFCERPLPIADILAFRDARNWKQFHSPKDLAISLSLESSELLECFQWSGEDVHAKKKQKQMEEELADILIYSVLFADSIGVDIPTIIERKLRKNAEKYDVKKAYGSAKKYTEL, via the coding sequence ATGAAAACACTACAGGAACGCATACACCATATTCAGAACCTACTTCACTTGGATGATGCTCAGATGGCTGAGAAACTTGGATTGGAAGAAGAGTCATACCAGAGAGGAATTGAAGCTCCTTCTTCTGAATTACTGGAACTTCTTTGTACTACCTTCGGGGTTTCCCTCCCTTATCTTGAAGAAGGGAAGGGTAGCATTTTTTGTGAAAGACCTCTCCCCATTGCCGATATCCTTGCCTTTCGGGATGCACGTAACTGGAAGCAATTCCACTCTCCCAAGGACCTGGCGATTTCTCTCAGCCTAGAATCCTCTGAATTACTAGAATGCTTCCAGTGGTCTGGTGAGGATGTGCATGCTAAGAAGAAGCAGAAGCAGATGGAAGAGGAGCTTGCAGATATCCTTATCTACTCCGTACTATTTGCCGATTCCATTGGGGTTGATATCCCTACAATTATCGAGAGGAAGCTGCGTAAGAATGCAGAGAAGTATGATGTGAAGAAAGCGTATGGATCAGCAAAGAAGTACACTGAGCTCTAG
- a CDS encoding DUF488 family protein: MFLFVKESKNDYYHFIPNSYGCYSISLHDDQIALQQKHIIIEKKGKSPFSSYVTIDEKQADLCNIKLKKDDEVALEMTLRENEHLSDNELITKVYKGFPFYSIRSALLDNFRTDPVFLEKLDQIRNKIESSPRALLTIGYEGLSIDRFIQLLILQNVKYLVDVRKNPFSMRPEYRKARLLTALQEAGISYLHIPEAGISSTLRKEFPPSEQKAQLFELYSKHTLPQCEEHAEAIAGLIAKVNVALMCYEKNPRDCHRQLFAEYCRKKQPSIPRIIHIRGDAFEEETIHHSPDIPDPLP, encoded by the coding sequence ATGTTTCTTTTTGTGAAAGAGTCAAAAAATGACTATTACCACTTTATTCCAAATTCATACGGATGTTATTCAATCAGCCTTCATGATGATCAGATAGCACTTCAACAAAAACATATCATCATTGAAAAAAAGGGAAAATCGCCGTTTTCTTCATATGTAACCATTGATGAAAAACAAGCAGACTTGTGCAATATCAAATTAAAGAAAGATGATGAAGTTGCACTAGAAATGACACTAAGAGAGAATGAGCACCTTAGTGATAATGAATTGATCACGAAGGTCTACAAAGGATTCCCTTTTTATAGCATTCGCAGTGCTCTGCTTGATAATTTTCGTACAGACCCAGTATTTCTTGAAAAACTGGATCAAATAAGAAATAAGATAGAGAGTTCACCAAGAGCTCTCCTTACCATTGGGTATGAGGGGTTGTCCATAGATCGTTTTATACAGTTGCTTATACTTCAGAATGTAAAATATTTAGTCGATGTAAGAAAGAACCCCTTCTCGATGAGGCCCGAGTATAGGAAAGCGAGATTACTGACTGCATTACAGGAAGCTGGTATCAGCTATCTGCATATACCCGAGGCTGGAATTTCTTCTACATTAAGAAAAGAATTTCCTCCTTCTGAGCAAAAAGCGCAACTATTTGAACTGTATTCCAAACATACACTACCTCAGTGTGAAGAGCACGCTGAAGCAATAGCGGGACTTATAGCTAAAGTAAATGTAGCCCTAATGTGTTATGAAAAAAATCCTAGAGACTGCCATAGACAGTTGTTTGCAGAGTATTGCAGGAAAAAACAACCATCTATCCCGAGGATAATTCATATCAGAGGAGATGCATTTGAAGAAGAAACTATTCATCACAGTCCTGACATACCCGACCCCCTCCCATAA
- a CDS encoding HNH endonuclease signature motif containing protein codes for MAVQLSNRISQKLITHLAIGSHYVLQDIADLMEMNIAAAMRKGVLSRTGENAIVLLINLKKESYATPYVDHIDNDVLYWEGQLKQRFVENRMNSGEYEIFVFVRDRVKTPYTYYGRAIPIASQYYAPGKPCKTKFSLYEYASAFNHQEKEESLDQEHPYGIDQGVIPTTRIGTTIQRTVQHTYRKQALELWNNSCAVLGVEKPKILVASHIKPWRVADDHERIDPKNALILSPLYDKLFDLGMISFDPSSGSIQLSGQLDDNDYDRLGIDDSKHLSMIPEGTEKYLSYHNKYVYNFAPLLETEIEMLTY; via the coding sequence ATGGCAGTGCAGCTCTCAAACCGAATTTCCCAGAAATTGATTACCCACCTGGCAATCGGAAGTCATTATGTGCTCCAAGACATTGCTGATCTGATGGAAATGAACATTGCTGCTGCAATGCGTAAGGGAGTCCTTTCAAGAACTGGGGAGAATGCAATTGTATTGCTGATCAACTTGAAGAAAGAGAGCTATGCAACCCCGTATGTTGACCATATCGACAACGATGTCCTCTACTGGGAGGGACAGCTTAAACAACGGTTTGTCGAGAATCGGATGAATAGCGGAGAATACGAAATATTCGTATTCGTCAGGGATCGGGTAAAGACTCCCTACACCTACTACGGTCGTGCTATTCCTATCGCAAGTCAGTACTATGCCCCGGGCAAACCTTGTAAAACAAAGTTTAGCCTGTATGAATACGCCTCAGCTTTCAATCACCAAGAAAAGGAAGAATCATTAGATCAGGAACATCCTTATGGCATTGATCAGGGAGTTATTCCTACCACACGCATCGGAACAACCATCCAGAGAACAGTGCAGCATACCTATCGCAAACAAGCACTTGAACTCTGGAATAACAGTTGTGCTGTACTAGGAGTAGAAAAACCAAAGATCTTGGTAGCAAGTCATATCAAACCATGGAGAGTTGCAGATGACCATGAGCGAATTGACCCCAAAAATGCCCTCATACTCTCACCGCTTTACGACAAACTCTTCGACTTGGGAATGATTTCATTCGATCCCTCCAGTGGATCCATACAACTCTCAGGTCAACTTGATGACAATGATTATGACCGCCTCGGCATTGATGACTCAAAGCACCTAAGCATGATTCCTGAAGGAACTGAGAAATATCTAAGCTATCATAACAAATATGTGTATAACTTCGCTCCACTCTTGGAAACAGAGATTGAAATGCTTACCTATTAG
- a CDS encoding ferritin family protein: MDLFEVAIKLEQEGIQFYTDLAKKAPDEGFANIFKMLADDEKKHESYFRALQKKSAPVAVNTTVIEAAKKVFKAFDPDSFPSATDQIPAYEEALAVEKKSIEFYKEQLPQVTDEEAKKALSLILSEEKRHYEVLKEMLKLITRPHRWVEDAEFGVREDY; the protein is encoded by the coding sequence ATGGACCTATTTGAAGTAGCAATTAAACTGGAACAGGAAGGTATTCAGTTCTATACTGACCTTGCAAAAAAGGCACCAGACGAAGGTTTTGCAAACATCTTCAAGATGCTCGCTGATGACGAAAAGAAACATGAAAGTTATTTCCGTGCCCTACAGAAGAAGAGTGCACCAGTAGCAGTTAATACCACGGTAATAGAAGCAGCAAAGAAAGTCTTCAAGGCATTCGACCCAGATTCATTTCCCTCTGCAACTGATCAGATTCCTGCCTATGAAGAAGCTCTGGCTGTAGAGAAGAAGAGCATAGAGTTCTACAAGGAACAACTTCCACAGGTAACAGATGAAGAAGCCAAGAAAGCTCTCTCGCTTATCCTCTCAGAAGAGAAACGTCACTATGAAGTACTCAAGGAGATGCTTAAGCTTATTACCCGCCCTCATCGTTGGGTAGAGGACGCTGAGTTTGGCGTACGTGAAGACTACTAA
- a CDS encoding EAL domain-containing protein — protein sequence MAMYVVCRSVMVQVGVLVVGVSEEETATIKRSLNSAELWFVSTEAEAVTCVEKHPSIRIALLDFITSVSLLQPLAHYPIHSIVITNDDTEQENKALALGASDCIRRPYSPQLLKRRVELLSDAVMGARRQVGDVLFDSLLWQAPIGIAVYSGPDAAHMEMVKANAILLDIMGRSKEELMTVDWREITHPEDLEKELVKYALFSNHEISSYEIEKRFIKPDGSLVWVNMTVSRLYANQPEAEDYLGIIKDITEQKELEASLRERERIIHSYFSQLPGMAYRCSFDEYWTMQFVSSGCKELTGYLPEELVGNKAISFNEMIAPIHRDNVREEWESIINGETPFIQEYEIITKDGDKRWVFDTGRGIQDDQGAFVAIEGMLFDISERKRQELVLNYYHNHDEWTDLPNRRFLVSFLEEEQKKRGNALLAVNLTAVHALSVAHGFLYSRNLVKQVAMKLQALSDSEHVLFSSYEYQMIFFIKAPVDFAALLSFGRMVSKKVASLLKEERVGWGIGLIELSDVPIEESLTNLLIASEQALSDFDTGHEVCVFDETMQQAMRRRTTIERELAELIKNPVSSSLSLQFQPIWDVKAQTISGFEALSRMKSPCLGSVSPTEFIEIAEKAKLIVPLGKIIIDKALKFLSLIEKEGFSNVGVSINISAIQLMNKDFLPSLMKAVEHHRVDTENITLEVTESVFISKFQDVNDLFFLLQQRGMSIAIDDFGTGYSTLSRERELNVNCLKIDKAFIDKLEVLQEKEAITAEIISLAHKLGHTVIAEGVEFENQYNYLKKYQCDKIQGFLFSKPLDISDALVLLKQTNRT from the coding sequence ATGGCTATGTATGTTGTATGCAGGAGCGTGATGGTGCAGGTTGGTGTGTTGGTTGTTGGTGTTTCTGAAGAAGAAACTGCAACAATTAAAAGGAGTCTTAACTCAGCTGAACTTTGGTTTGTCTCTACTGAGGCAGAAGCGGTTACATGTGTAGAAAAACACCCCTCAATTCGAATTGCTCTCCTTGATTTCATTACCAGTGTCTCTCTATTGCAACCACTTGCTCATTATCCAATCCATAGTATCGTTATCACCAACGACGATACAGAGCAGGAAAACAAAGCTCTTGCCCTGGGGGCTTCTGACTGTATCCGTAGGCCTTACTCTCCCCAGTTGTTGAAACGGCGGGTGGAATTGCTATCTGATGCAGTAATGGGAGCTAGACGGCAAGTGGGGGATGTCTTGTTTGACAGCCTGCTCTGGCAGGCTCCTATAGGCATAGCCGTATATAGCGGTCCTGATGCAGCTCATATGGAAATGGTCAAGGCCAATGCAATTCTTCTGGATATCATGGGACGTTCCAAGGAAGAACTCATGACCGTTGATTGGAGAGAAATTACCCATCCTGAAGATCTGGAGAAGGAGTTGGTCAAGTATGCACTATTTTCCAACCATGAGATCTCCAGCTATGAAATTGAGAAACGGTTCATCAAGCCTGATGGGTCTCTGGTTTGGGTGAACATGACTGTTTCAAGGCTATATGCAAACCAACCCGAAGCTGAAGACTATCTTGGGATTATCAAGGATATTACTGAACAGAAAGAGCTCGAGGCTTCACTACGGGAGAGGGAGCGAATCATCCATTCATACTTCTCCCAATTGCCGGGAATGGCCTACCGGTGTTCATTTGATGAATACTGGACCATGCAGTTTGTCTCATCCGGGTGTAAGGAGCTAACTGGCTACTTACCTGAAGAACTGGTAGGAAACAAGGCTATTTCCTTCAATGAAATGATTGCTCCTATCCATCGTGATAACGTACGAGAGGAATGGGAATCGATTATTAATGGAGAGACTCCCTTTATTCAAGAGTATGAGATTATTACCAAGGATGGGGATAAGAGATGGGTATTTGACACCGGGCGAGGGATTCAGGATGATCAGGGGGCGTTTGTCGCAATTGAGGGTATGCTTTTTGATATCTCTGAGAGAAAAAGACAAGAACTCGTCCTCAACTATTACCATAACCATGATGAGTGGACTGATCTTCCCAACAGAAGGTTCTTGGTCTCTTTTTTGGAGGAAGAACAGAAGAAGCGAGGAAATGCATTACTTGCAGTCAACTTGACTGCGGTTCATGCATTGAGTGTAGCCCATGGGTTTCTCTATAGCAGGAATCTGGTGAAGCAAGTAGCAATGAAACTCCAGGCACTCAGTGATTCAGAGCATGTGTTGTTCAGTTCCTATGAGTATCAGATGATATTCTTCATCAAAGCCCCTGTTGATTTTGCTGCGTTGCTTTCTTTTGGAAGGATGGTCTCCAAGAAGGTTGCTTCCTTGCTGAAAGAGGAACGGGTAGGTTGGGGTATTGGGTTGATAGAGCTTTCTGATGTTCCTATTGAGGAGAGCCTAACCAATCTTCTCATTGCCTCCGAACAAGCGTTGTCTGATTTTGATACGGGTCATGAGGTTTGTGTTTTTGATGAGACGATGCAGCAGGCAATGAGAAGGCGTACAACCATCGAGAGAGAACTCGCTGAGCTGATCAAGAATCCAGTCTCTTCCTCCCTCTCCCTTCAGTTCCAGCCGATTTGGGATGTGAAGGCTCAGACAATTTCTGGCTTTGAGGCTCTCTCCAGGATGAAGAGTCCCTGTTTGGGTAGCGTCTCTCCTACTGAGTTCATTGAGATTGCAGAGAAGGCCAAGCTTATTGTCCCCCTTGGCAAGATCATTATAGACAAGGCATTGAAATTCCTGTCTCTGATAGAGAAAGAGGGTTTTTCAAATGTGGGTGTTTCGATCAATATTTCTGCGATTCAGTTGATGAATAAGGACTTTTTGCCTTCCCTGATGAAGGCTGTTGAACACCATAGAGTAGATACTGAGAATATTACTTTGGAAGTGACTGAGTCAGTGTTTATTTCCAAGTTCCAGGATGTAAATGATTTGTTCTTTCTTCTCCAGCAGCGGGGAATGTCGATTGCAATCGATGATTTTGGCACGGGTTATTCAACGTTATCACGAGAGCGTGAGCTGAATGTGAATTGTCTGAAGATAGATAAAGCGTTTATAGACAAGCTTGAAGTGCTTCAAGAGAAGGAAGCTATTACAGCTGAAATTATATCACTTGCCCATAAGCTAGGGCATACAGTTATCGCCGAGGGTGTTGAGTTTGAGAATCAGTATAACTACTTGAAGAAGTATCAATGCGATAAAATCCAGGGGTTCCTTTTCAGTAAACCCCTGGACATTTCTGATGCGTTGGTATTACTCAAGCAAACGAATCGTACTTAG